GTGACACTCACGTAATTAtgaatgggagtgtgtgtgtgtgtgtgtgtgtgtgtgtgtgtgtgtgtgtgtgtgtgtgtgtgttctcgtatttctatccttgttggggccaaatgtccccacatggatagcaaaatgtggaacgacgtgccttgtggggacctttttccggtcctaagtaggagaaacagtgttttcttgaccatgttgttgttactgaaaaaagtaaaagtgcaaaaacatttctttagggttaggctttgttgtggtgtgggttagggttagggtaagggtcagggttaggggctagacatgaatgggagtcaatggaaggtccccacaaggatagaaatacgagactgtgtgtgtgtgtgtgtgtgtgtgtgtgtgtgtgtgtgtgtgtgtgtgtgtgtgtgtgtgtgtgtgtgtgcacgtacgtgtgcatgcacatgcacatccTCGTTGTTGTTTGACTGATCTATAGGTTCCTCTTTGATGATATTGCAATACAATGCAAAGAAAGTTCAAATATCAGCGTTCGGTATGCGgcagtcattttattttgaattccGTGAGCAAAAAATGAATGTTGGTGAATGTGAGGAGTCTACAAGTGGCCaaaaatactgtgtgtgtgtgtgtgtgtgtagctttaCCTGTTGGCAGGCTAACAGAGAAATGAAGGATACAGCTCTTTTCAGACCTCATAAGAATGAAAGTGACTGAATATTCACCATCAAGGATGTCATGTGCATCAGCACCTCTGCGAATGGTCTTTTCTGTTTTAGATAATGAGACCATGTGTAGTCATTATAATAAGTGTCTTAGCTGCAGATGACTTGGCTGCATCTCAAAATCCATTTTCTTCACTTCTCTATATTAAAACCTGAACTGACCGGAAACCTTGTGcgcctctgtcagcatggctgaGGGCTCAGCGTCtccagcagaggtggagggCGCCTTCCAGAAGTTTGCCGTCCATGGAGACTCCAAAGCCACGGGAAAGGAGATGAATGGCAAGAACTTCGCCAAAATGTGCAAAGACTGCCACATCACCGACGGCAAGAACGTCACCACTACAGATGtcgacattgttttcagcaaagTCAAGTGAGATTTCAAGCAGGCTTCATCTTCCTCAACTAAAGCAGTGATAATTCAGAAAATCTGCAAAGCACAGAAAAGCCAATAAAGAATTTATAATCCGAGATTAACATCATATATCctcttctgcttctcttctccTTGTCAATATTTTTGATtatgaaaaaacacacagggtaattttgttacttttctttgtttcttcaggGCAAAGTCTGCTCGTGTGATCACCTTCGAGCAGTTCAACCAGGCCCTGGCTGAGTTGGCTCCGAAGCGTTTCAAAGGCAAAAGCAAAGAGGAGGCGCTTCAGCAGCTCTACGGTCTCATTGTCGGGAAGGAGCCCGCTAATGTCGGAGTCACTGTGGGTATTAAATCATAACCTCTTCACACTTTTCAGCAGATAATCCTTTGAGAGATAtattcacacaaaacagcaggaaTAATCGTATTGATCAAGGTTAAAAAACATCAATAGATCAAGAATTAAATCTTGCTTGTGTGGAATGAGTTCAAAATGTAATGGCCGATTGTACACACTAGATGGTGCCAAAGCAGTCAATTCTTTCAACACATCAGATCTTTTAAATATAATTCCTCCTTGGCGTACTAATGCTTTGTTTCAACAGAAGTGGAGCTTTTAGCTcataatgaagtgaaatgaagagtgGAATTATGGTCTTTAAGTCCTTCCTTTGCATTTCAGAAAGTGGCAAAGGCTTCAGCAGTGGACAGACTGACCGATACAAGCAAATACACTGGGTCACACAAGGAGAGATTCGACGACTCGGGCAAGGGAAAAGGAAAAGCCGGACGTGAGGACATCCCAGACACCAGCGGCTACGTGTCGGCTTACAAGGGCAGCGGCACTTATGAAGACAAAGTGAAAGAAGCCTAATCTATCcaggaaatgatgaaaactTTGTCACACCAAAGCCTGAACCAAGGGTACGAAAGAAAGACCCAAAAAGTATTTTTCAGATAAATGAAATTAGTTAATACAGCATTTTAAATTACATGTAGCATGTGAACTGcatattttcagttgttttgcaGGGACCAAGTGATAACACTGTTTGCCTTGATGTATGACTCTGCTTTGCACTGTGCACCACTAACACCTTATTGCCTTATTGAATAGTCCCCCACTAATGCAAATACTTTAACATGATGTGCTGCTTCACTCAGTTACCTCGATGATAATCAAGCAGGATTCAGCAAATAGCTCTATATCAGTAACTTGATTTTCTGAGGTCGTCACGTCACCAATCAGTGCCCTTTATCAGTTTTCATACATTTTGTTATTATTGTGGATGGTTATATTTCGTAGATTATATACCATCTATACATTTCCGGAAAGAGTCTACTCATGAAGCTATTTTGTAGCGACTATAGTCTCACATAGTCTGTTCTAGGTCATCTTAATGTAGTAAACATTTTGTGTAGGTTTCTTTTCATGCTGAAAGAACAAACTGTGTCCATTATCTTTCTGAATGAAAACGGAATGAAGAAGACTGAATGTAAAAATCCAAATACATATATTAAAAAGGGATTAAATGGACtacgttgttttttttccccgtaTAATCGAGTTACGggaccacacacagacacgtaAAATGATAGCAATATAATGTTCATATCAATACAGACAGCTCCAAAGTTTCCCACTGTTGTAGTTCACATTTAGAGGGTGTATTGTTGAATTCATTTTGGGGAAGTTGAAATTTCTGTAGAATGAAAATGCCAAATTTGCCAAAATTATTACATCTTGGATCTTTCTTCAGATTTGGAGCCAAAAATGGACaaagaaaggtcaaaggttgCATTTTTAGTTGCACCAATATCTAAAGAGAACATACACACCACAGATATAAGACATGATTTCTCAggatttcactgtattttgcatatggtccacatgcagaatatgaagagtgattaaagatgagTATGATCATGGAAATGTgactgtgatcatgcaaatatgacctctgacctctgagaagatcAGAAGAGAGCCCCCCAACACCCAGGATATCAGCTGCAATCCCAGAGCACTCATTCCAGCCACCTCACCAGGAAGACGTCCACTCACCGGTCCACAAggaggcagaggaaggcccCGGCCAGAACTCCCAGCGGCCGGGGGACCAAGATTGCCACATGCTGACCTCTTTGGGcaccggacgcccggggcgggcagaggaAACCCCCCCACACCGGTGCCCCAACCACATATCACAGGAGCCAGGGTATAACAAACAAAtatgtgaacatgtttttttgtgaattgttCATCTATCATCAAGCATCATTTAAGTAACTTGCTAAGTCTTCTCACTTTTGGAAATTACTGACACTGACCTCTCTGCTTCAAAAATGTTTCCATCAGCTTTGAGTTAAGATGCACCTGTTAGTTACTGAAACAATTCCACCAACCCCCAGTGGACAAATTAGGAACATCTACCTTCTTTGGAAATTTACAGcgcttttttgttttccaccttTTGTTTTACTCATTTTGGTTCCTGGGCCACATGTTTGGCATCAGTTTCATAGAGTGACTGAAGCCTTCTCAAACATTGCAAACATCGTACCTATGCATATGAAGTTTTTGGTAAAGCAGGTCGCAATACAGGAGCCTGTTCCAGCTGACAATACAGAACACCTAAACCCTGTCCAATGTAATGCCACACACAGGGACAAATATTTACACCTATTAAAAGTTACATGTATCCCTTAAAATCAAGTCTCTGGACATTGTGAAAGCTTGACTGAAGCTAGAAACACAACTTGCAGAGAAACAGTATATCTGCACAAACTATCCGAATCCAGATAATTCTTTCTGAAAGTATTAATAAAAAGCTATAGTTTTGCTGTGAATTTATTCAATTTTATGATCATGAGCCCACACACTTTTCCCTGCTACTCATTgatcttcaaaatgaaaaatgatcaaCTCTTCAATCTATGTTGTCAGTAAATAACACTTAAAGACTACAAAGACTACAGCTTTCCTGACATAAAAAGGCACTTTTCCATGAGCCTGGTCCATTCCCAGACATGATACAATACAGTTACACACAATAAAGAGTCAGTGAAGAACAATAAATACTTTCATCTTGTTCAGGACCTCCCTGTAATGTAATACTAGTGTCATTTACAGACAATACATGGCGTGCAGTGGCTTAGTGCATGTGGTTCATGTTGAAAGACTATGTATGACAGTATAAACTGATGAACATGACCCATGTTTTTGTGCTATTCTGTGTTATTCACAACtcatattgtttgttttgtcaggCT
The nucleotide sequence above comes from Salarias fasciatus chromosome 6, fSalaFa1.1, whole genome shotgun sequence. Encoded proteins:
- the tppp2 gene encoding tubulin polymerization-promoting protein family member 2, with protein sequence MAEGSASPAEVEGAFQKFAVHGDSKATGKEMNGKNFAKMCKDCHITDGKNVTTTDVDIVFSKVKAKSARVITFEQFNQALAELAPKRFKGKSKEEALQQLYGLIVGKEPANVGVTKVAKASAVDRLTDTSKYTGSHKERFDDSGKGKGKAGREDIPDTSGYVSAYKGSGTYEDKVKEA